From the genome of Bacteroidia bacterium:
ATTCTCTAATGAGTTATAAATGCCCAAATATTCCCATATAAAAGTTCCTGTAGCACTTCTCAAGGGCAAGGATTTCTTTTTGTCTCTTTTGGTACTCCGTTAAAACTCGATCATCATAAGCATCCTCTATCAATTCTAAAAATTGATCGAATTGTTGTTGAGTTTTGTTGAAGTTGTTTGCACTTCGATATAAAAGGAAAAATCGCACACGAGGACAAATCCCTTTAAATCTGATCCCATCATTTCGTGCGGCAATTACTGAACGTGTGAGTTGGCAAATTTTAAAGTAGTTGTGATTATTAATCAAGCGTGGGTCATTATCTCTGAAGCAAAGCGCATAGGGCAGGTTGCCAAACTCGTGATTAAACAATACTTTGTTAGGCTCCGAGATATGATTTTTCCGATAATCAGCTAGATTAAAAACTATTGTCAGGACGATGCTAATAATCCCAAGCGTTCCACCGATGAAGCCTACTAGGATACCCCAATTGTCGACAAACTCCTTCATTCTGTAAAATCAATTAAGGGTTAAAAATTCAATTTCTTCGCTTCGCTTATCTACTTTGACTGTCCTAGGCATACCCACACACTTTATCAATCTCTCGACCTGCTTCACCGTATAATACCTTCCTTTTTTCTTTCCAATTTCATCTTCAAAATCCCGAATGAAACTGTTGAAGGCCCTTGGGCTCATGTTATACATTTTTGCAAGTTCCTTCTTCATGTAAGGCTTGAGGGTAAATTTTGTTTCTTCTGTGATCATAAAAATGGTTTTTAGCGTGTCTTGTTTCGAATAGCATAAATAAATGGGCGTAGGTTTCAGGAATGATTCTTGCGTTTGTGTTTTTGAACGAGGTCGAAGATGATCCTCACCTGCTTCGGGGTATAATAGTAGCCGAATCGCTGGCCTAGTTTTTCCCTATGAGGGTTGACGATCTTATCAAATTCTTTCGGAGAGGACAGGTCGAGCTTTTCGACTAGTTGCTTCTTCATGTACGAAGTCACGTAGAAGGTTTTTTGTTTTGTTGACATGGTAATTAATTTACAATGAATAAATTTTTAAGAATTCTTCTTCTGTAAGATGCAGGGAAGTCGCCATTTCTTTGATAGTAAGTCGCTGCGCTCTGCGGTAAGAGGTGATTAGATCGCGCATCAATCGCGATTTTTCCACGGGAACATCTAACTCCCTTGGTTCCCTACGACGGATCTGTAATTGGTTGAACTGAGTCAGTAGGTAGGTCTTCTGATTTTTACTGATACATCCAAGATCTTCTGCACGGTAAAGGAGCGCATGCATGGAGACCTTCCACTTTCGCTTGAGTTCTGCCAGTGAGTTCACCGTAACATCCCTTTTGAAATCTGGTCTGATATCATCCTCCGGCATCAAAAACTCTGAGGCAAACAAATTTGATTCATGCCCGGTGTTGCGGTCGAAGGCGGGATTAGTATGCGCATGCATTACAAGATGTCCAAGTTCTATCGCTAGACTGAACCGTTGCCTGTCCCCCAACATGGAACTGTTTAAAAAGATCAAAGGGTGCTGCTCCTTTGTCAGTACCAATCGACTATCCACGCGTTCTGTTCCAAAATCAAAACTGAGAACCGGAATCTCATGAGACTCCAGCACCTCTGACATGTTTTCAATCATTCCTGCATGAATCTTCCATTGTTTTCGGAGTTTTCTTGCGGCTTCAACCGGTGATCCGGATACCGCGATCTCAAACACAGGTATTTTGGGCGATGATTTTTCCGTATGCCGAAACAACCACTCTGCCTGAAGCCTGAAAACATTGATCCGTGCCTCGATGGGGAAGATCATTTTTTGTGGAACCTTATGTCTTTTGCGAAAACTGAGATTTGAAGAAAGGAACGCTTCAGCATCCTGATAAAAGAATTCACGCGGATAGGCAAGCACTTGTTCAAGCAGGACGATCTGATCCTCACTCAAATTCTGTTCGCCGGATTCCGCCTTGCTGAGTTTCCCCGGCGAGATGCCAAGCCGGTCTGCCAGATCCTTCTGTGATAGCCCCCTGGACTCCCGTGCCAGCACGATCATTCCGGTATTAATCTTTGTTTCTGTTGCTATCATCGGTTCATTATTCGGTCACACGCCAAAAGTATAAATGTTTTATTATTTGACAAATTAATTTCCACAAATGTTTGTTACTATCTCATATTAATATGTATATCAATTAATTATGATTTTTACAGTTTGTGAAATAATAAACTAGCCGATCCAAAATGACCTTGGAATCAGTTCAGATCACGGTCACAAAGGGGGTCAAAGTGTCCATAGATTATCGTGCTTGACGACGTAATTTCGCGACAGCACAGAAGTGTGTGCTTACTAAAATTATTAATCAAAAAAAATAACATGAGAACTTCTTACGCAGTAATACAACTTGAAGCATCCGTAGCACCGATGAACAATGGACAACAGACAGTCCGCATTCTGCACAACGGATTTGAAACGGAGGATCAGGCGATGGCATGGATCAATAATCAGCCATTTGGTCGGTATGGCATCATAAAGTTTGTCGACAAGATCCACTAAGCGGCGCCGCTTTATATCATCGGAAATATTTTCTTCAATTCCATTTGCGCGTAATCATCCATACCTTTTTCAAGTAACAGTTCAATGTTTTCTACCATCTGTTTTGTCTTACGATTCAGCTCGTTTTGTATGTCAGAATTTGAATAATTCAAACGATCGATGACATGAAATACATTGTATTCAATCCCCTCCTCCTGATCAAAGCACTTAAGCATCCAATTTTCAACCGGCAAGGTTTGGTAAACAGAACCATTTATCACGTTCCAATATTTGAAGATTAGGATTAGATCAATAAGCATTCCTTTTGTATTGGTGAATTCTGCAATTCTCTTTTTTAGATCATCTGGCTCCGTTTTTATCCATTCGATACCGGCGTCAGTTCTTTTCGGTATGGCGTACTTTTCATAATAAGAAGAGGTTTCCGCCGTGTAAACGCATGGTGTGAGTTCAAACTTAATATGATTCAACTCAATGACTATTGTTGGGTGATCTTGGTATTTGTCAGAGCGAGGATAATTATCTTCCGCGAACTTTTTTAGCTTACTCAGATAAGTTTGCGGCTCCCATTTTCTCTCGTCGAATGTGATCAGGAGATCTACATCTGATTCGGAATCCACTTTTCTGGTAAGAAGCGTTTCCCGATCATAAGAACCGAATCGTTTAACTTTCGTAAGGCCATCATCAAAAAATGCAAGAATTAGTTTATCCTTAAGAGCCTTTATAGAAGTTTCAATTTTGTCATGTTCTTCAGGGGCTAACCGAATTTTATCAGCTAACTCTTTTAGGTATGCAGCTATTGTCTTGTTTCTCATGTTCTTATGTTAAAGACCTGCCATCGCAAATATCGAGCCCTCTTCGGTTTCTGTCAGATTGCTAAGTTTAAACAGTCTGAAAATGACATAATTGCAGGTTTTGTTGGGTGGCGTAGTAATTGAGTATTTACCTCGAAACCAAAACATATCGAATGCCGACACTTCTACAATGCATTGACGGACTCATTGAAAATATTACAGTAACGGACAGACAGGAGGAAAATATTAAGGGATCAGTGAGCAATCTCACCGCCTGCATGAAAGACCCAGACAACGATTTACACGTAAGCGAGGTATTTACAAACGGTTCATATGAAAGGGACACGATTATCCGACCCTTAAAAGATATCGATCTCTTTGCCGTACTGAAAAGAGATAAGTGGGCGGATCAATATGGAAACTTGCCAAGTCCCCAAAGTGTCCTAACCAAAATCAAAAACTATCTCAATGGACTTAACGACTACAAAGGCAAGGTGACTCAGAATAGGCCCTGTGTTACAATAGAACTAAGCGATAAGGACTTTGATGTGCTGCCCAGCTTTGAACAGCAAGGCGGCGGTTATCTTATACCAAACCACAATCTGAGCTCATGGATATTTTCTTACCCTGAACAATTGACCAAGAATCTAGATGATATTCACAAGATCAGGAACTATAAAGTTAAACCGACGATTAAAGCGGTTAAATACTGGAATCGGGAGGCGGGTATGTTGATCCCATCCTACCATATTGAGGAAGTAGCGATCAATATTT
Proteins encoded in this window:
- a CDS encoding nucleotidyltransferase, which codes for MPTLLQCIDGLIENITVTDRQEENIKGSVSNLTACMKDPDNDLHVSEVFTNGSYERDTIIRPLKDIDLFAVLKRDKWADQYGNLPSPQSVLTKIKNYLNGLNDYKGKVTQNRPCVTIELSDKDFDVLPSFEQQGGGYLIPNHNLSSWIFSYPEQLTKNLDDIHKIRNYKVKPTIKAVKYWNREAGMLIPSYHIEEVAINIFQVSSFTNYEESIRLWFNNVEFHLQSNKFKSNDDYTAAINKIKKVKDKLNDAKRLYDEKKEDEAIAIWKAIFKDEFPTIDLEEAKAFGRDLAKGTLKVAASGALSTTVGNSSPSSKGFFGESK
- a CDS encoding ImmA/IrrE family metallo-endopeptidase; this translates as MIATETKINTGMIVLARESRGLSQKDLADRLGISPGKLSKAESGEQNLSEDQIVLLEQVLAYPREFFYQDAEAFLSSNLSFRKRHKVPQKMIFPIEARINVFRLQAEWLFRHTEKSSPKIPVFEIAVSGSPVEAARKLRKQWKIHAGMIENMSEVLESHEIPVLSFDFGTERVDSRLVLTKEQHPLIFLNSSMLGDRQRFSLAIELGHLVMHAHTNPAFDRNTGHESNLFASEFLMPEDDIRPDFKRDVTVNSLAELKRKWKVSMHALLYRAEDLGCISKNQKTYLLTQFNQLQIRRREPRELDVPVEKSRLMRDLITSYRRAQRLTIKEMATSLHLTEEEFLKIYSL